CGTCGCCGGCGTCTTCGTCCACGTGTTGCAACTCGTGCTCCGGTACCTCGCCTCGCGCGAGTGATCGCGTTAGTACGTCTCGACCGAAACGTCCTCGAGTCGCTCGAAGTCCGTGACGTTTCTCGTCAGCTACCCACGACTAACGTCGTGGGCTTGCGCGTGGCCTCCCACTCTGGCCGTCAGACGACGGCAGGAGAGCGGAGCTACCGTTCGTGGTCATCGGCCCGCGCTTCGGGGCTGGCTGACGGACAGCCCAACCCACGGGGAACGGATACCGCTCGGCGGTATCCGCAACCGCGTTCGGCTCGTTGGCCCCGTGGTACAGTCTGGTCGCCCACCACGGTATCTCGCAAAAGCACCGATACTGCGTCTCGCCGTGGACAGTTCCACTCTGAGCCACGCGCCCGGCCACGGCAAGGCCGGGCGCTCGCTCCACGAAGCGGTTTTCTCGCGGGTCACACGCCGGCCACCGCGAGTGCCTTTGTGGGGGGAGCGTCCCGTGGACAGGGCGCGTCATGTGGCTATCGGATGTACGGGCGGAACGACGAAAAACGTTGAGGAGGCAGCCTGCCGACATCGTTCAGTTGGCTCCCACCAGGTCGGCTTCCTCCCACGGCTGAAGCCGTGGGCTTCCGCCTCGAAATCATTTCATGTGAGAACCGGTTCGTCGACCACGTCGGCCGTCGCTCCAATGATCGCGTCGCTGTCCCCAACTGGACGTCCGTCCGCAGATAGTTCTTGACAGCTGTCAGTGAGGTTCTATTACCAGTTTGACCTGTACTGACCAAAACTGGTACTGGCCAATTCGATAGTTTGCACAACGAGTGCACGAGAACCGTTCTATAGTGTTCTTCAACAGACGTACGGGGTGTTGATGCGCGTCCCGAAGGCGTTCAGTCCCGCTTCACGGCGGGGTTCGTCACCGCGCCGTTGGCCGCCGAGTCGAACGCCTCCCCGTACTTCGCGAGCACGCCACTGTCGTAGTTCGGCTCAGGGTCGAAGCCTTCGAGTCGTTCTTCGAGCTCCTCCTCGCTGAGGTCGACCGACAGCTCGAGGTCGTCGATGTCGATGGTTACGGTGTCGCCGTCCGCTAAGGCGGCGATCGGGCCGCCGACGTAGGCCTCGGGTGCGACGTGGCCGATGGAAAAGCCTCGCGTCGCCCCGGAGAACCGACCGTCCGTAAAGAGCGCGACGTCCTCGGCGTGGCCCTGGCCGGCGACGGCGCTCGTGACGCCGAGCATCTCGCGCATGCCGGGGCCGCCCCGTGGCCCTTCGTTGCGGATACAGAGCACGTCACCCTCTTCGACGTGCCCTTCCTGGACGTAGGCCATGGCGTTCTCTTCGTTCTCGAACACCCGGACCGGCCCCTCGTGGTGGAGGTGGTCCTCGCCGGTGATCTTGATGACAGCGCCGTCGGGCGCGAGGTTGCCCGTCAGGATGCGGATGGCGCCGCGCTCGTGGATCGGGTCGGCCACGGTGTGGAGGAAGTCGGCGTCGAGCTCGGCGACCTGCGGCGGGTCGACCCGCTCGAGTGCCTCGGCCATCGTCTCGCCTGTCACCGTGAGCGCGTCGCCGTGGAGGAGGTCCGCCTCGAGCAGTTCACGGAGAACGACCGGCACGCCGCCGATCTCGTGGAGGTCGTTCATCACCTTCTGTCCGCCGGGCTGGAGATCGGCGATCTTCGGCGTCCGCCGACTGATCTCGTTGAAGTCCTCGACCTCGAGATCGATGCCCGCCTCGGCGGCCAGTGCGAGCAGGTGGAGGACGGCGTTGGTCGAGCCGCCGACGGCGACCTGCAGGGCGATGGCGTTCTCGAACGACTCACGGGAGAGGAAGTCCGAAGGTCGGCGGCCGGCCTCGACGGCCTCGACGGCGAGTTCGCCGCTCTCGCGGGCGACGTCGTACCGACTGTCGTCCTCGGCGGGCGGGGAGGCCGACCCCAGCGGCGCGAAGCCGAGCGCCTCGGAGATCGACGACATCGTGTTCGCGGTGAACATCCCGCCACAGGAGCCCGCCCCGGGGCAGGCGTGGCGCTCGAGTTCGTCGAGTTCCTCCGGGGCCATCTCCCCGTCGGCGACGGCACCGACGCCCTCGAAGACGTTCTGGATGGTGACGTCTCGACCGTCGTGTTCGCCGGGCATGATCGAGCCGCCGTAGAGGAACACCGAGGGGAGGTCCGTCCGGATGGCGGCCATCATCATTCCGGGCATGTTCTTGTCACAGCCGCCGACGGTCACGAGCCCGTCGATGCGCTCGCCGAAGGCGACGAGTTCGACGGAGTCGGTGATCACCTCCCGGGAAATCAGCGACGCCTTCATCCCCTCCGTCCCCATCGAGATCGCGTCGGAGATCGTGATCGTCCCGAACTCGATCGGCATGCCGCCGGCCGTCTCGACGCCCTCGATCGCCGAGGCGGCCACGTCGTCTAAGTGGACGTTACACGGCGTGATGTCCGCCGCCGGGTTCGCCACGCCGATCATCGGCGAGGACAGGTCCTCGTCGTCGAAACCCATCGCCCGAAACATCGCGCGGTGCGGGGCGCGTTCTGCCCCCTGGGTCACCTCGCGGCTCGGGAGGTCGTCTTTGCCGTAGTCGAATGGTTCGTCGCTCATGATGGAGTGTTCACTCGAGTCGAACCCACTCACCCGAAGGGGTCAAAGGTTGCGGTCGACACGGGAATAGCCGGTTTCAGTCCATCCGGAAGACCAGCACGTTCTGATGGACCATCGACGGCACGAACGAGAACGGATAGCCGTAGACGTGAAGGTCCTTCAGGGGATCGTACCAGATCAGGTTCGCCTTGAGCGTCACCGGCGCGGCCCCTTCGATCGCCCGCGCGAGGTCCGCCGAGAGGAACTCGTAGCGCTGCTCGCGGTACATGTCCCCGATGAAGACGACGACGTATCCCTCCGGCGTCACCGTCCGGGTGAATCGCTCGAACTTCTCGGCCATGTCCGCGAGCCACTCGTCTTTCGTCGCCATCGGTTCGTCGTCGAATCCGTCCGTACCCGAGTCGTCTCCCTCGTCTCCGTCGAACGCCCCCAGCTTGCTCTTTCGCGTTGCGCGCTCGTTTCGCGTCTGCTCGAGTTCGTCCATGTGCCAGTACGGGACGTCCGTCAGCAGGAGGTCGACCGAGTCGTCGGGGAGCTCCTCGACGAGGTCGGCGCAGTCGCCGTGACGAACGTCCTGTTCGGCGAGCGGCGGCTCTCCGCGAGCCCGGCGCTCGGCGTTCTCGCGCTCGAGGACGTCCTCGTAGAGCTCGATCCACCGCCGGTTCCGCTCGAAGCCGGTCGCCTCGCGCAGGCCGGTCCCCTCGTGTTCGCAGAAACTGGCCCCCAGCAAGGTGCCGCCGACGCCGGCGAACGGG
This portion of the Natronobeatus ordinarius genome encodes:
- the ilvD gene encoding dihydroxy-acid dehydratase gives rise to the protein MSDEPFDYGKDDLPSREVTQGAERAPHRAMFRAMGFDDEDLSSPMIGVANPAADITPCNVHLDDVAASAIEGVETAGGMPIEFGTITISDAISMGTEGMKASLISREVITDSVELVAFGERIDGLVTVGGCDKNMPGMMMAAIRTDLPSVFLYGGSIMPGEHDGRDVTIQNVFEGVGAVADGEMAPEELDELERHACPGAGSCGGMFTANTMSSISEALGFAPLGSASPPAEDDSRYDVARESGELAVEAVEAGRRPSDFLSRESFENAIALQVAVGGSTNAVLHLLALAAEAGIDLEVEDFNEISRRTPKIADLQPGGQKVMNDLHEIGGVPVVLRELLEADLLHGDALTVTGETMAEALERVDPPQVAELDADFLHTVADPIHERGAIRILTGNLAPDGAVIKITGEDHLHHEGPVRVFENEENAMAYVQEGHVEEGDVLCIRNEGPRGGPGMREMLGVTSAVAGQGHAEDVALFTDGRFSGATRGFSIGHVAPEAYVGGPIAALADGDTVTIDIDDLELSVDLSEEELEERLEGFDPEPNYDSGVLAKYGEAFDSAANGAVTNPAVKRD
- a CDS encoding DNA methyltransferase — its product is MADDGERHRQSRLFTTDDGGFDAERARADSLPIDDGEVVDVDELEAHQTYLEGRGIYDERNRVNDLTGKEWKYATKSVIAQRYPPDVQHDLRSEHGGQKPPRLCAELIGRFSKAGDTVLDPFAGVGGTLLGASFCEHEGTGLREATGFERNRRWIELYEDVLERENAERRARGEPPLAEQDVRHGDCADLVEELPDDSVDLLLTDVPYWHMDELEQTRNERATRKSKLGAFDGDEGDDSGTDGFDDEPMATKDEWLADMAEKFERFTRTVTPEGYVVVFIGDMYREQRYEFLSADLARAIEGAAPVTLKANLIWYDPLKDLHVYGYPFSFVPSMVHQNVLVFRMD